The Strix aluco isolate bStrAlu1 chromosome 1, bStrAlu1.hap1, whole genome shotgun sequence genome has a window encoding:
- the ACOT13 gene encoding LOW QUALITY PROTEIN: acyl-coenzyme A thioesterase 13 (The sequence of the model RefSeq protein was modified relative to this genomic sequence to represent the inferred CDS: inserted 1 base in 1 codon) yields MTVGFKALSPKNCWLQGEAWCRRCTVIFYLTPVGRNKSVYTNHGSVXQCDTALDTSTWEYEFQFREMKLLSATPGKVVCEMKVEEEHTNRGGTLHGGLTATLVDVVSTAALLYTERAVPGVSVDMNITYTSAAKIGEEILITAQILKQGRSIAFASVDLTDKATGKLIAQGRHTKYLGSNTSK; encoded by the exons ATGACGGTGGGTTTTAAAGCCCTTTCTCCAAAGAA CTGCTGGTTACAGGGGGAAGCATGGTGCCGTAGATGTACTGTAATTTTCTATTTAACACCTGTGGGCAGGAATAAAAGTGTATACACAAATCATGGTTCTG AACAGTGTGATACAGCCTTGGATACTTCTACCTGGGAGTATGAATTTCAGTTCAGGGAG ATGAAACTTCTTTCTGCAACTCCTGGAAAAGTTGTTTGTGAAATGAAAGTAGAGGAGGAGCATACGAACAGAGGTGGCACATTACATGGAGGTTTGACAGCCACGCTTGTGGATGTGGTGTCAACAGCAGCGTTGCTGTACACAGAAAGAGCAGTGCCTGGGGTCAGTGTGGACATGAACATCAC ATATACTTCCGCTGCTAAGATTGGAGAAGAGATACTGATTACAGCTCAGATTTTGAAGCAAGGAAGAAGCATTGCATTTGCCAGCGTGGATTTAACAGATAAGGCCACAGGAAAGTTAATTGCACAAGGTAGACATACAAAGTATCTAGGAAGTAATACaagcaagtaa
- the TDP2 gene encoding tyrosyl-DNA phosphodiesterase 2, translated as MEAAEGRRREEKDEAARGPQAGEPLPAEEEDEEALHLAKRRKVLCSEFAAITSSDAAVARSFLAGNDWHMQRALNAYFESPLEKEKEEEKAAGGVPAACAGPGSCIDLTADATTSNAGVNSADSRQQEDDSSFSLITWNVDGLDLGNLKERARGICSYLALYSPDVVFLQEVVPPHLCLLQMRAGSYTIIPGNIDGYFTVIMLKKSRVKLLKHEIIPFPTTSMMRNLLVVHVCISGNELCLMTSHLESTKNHSKERIKQLQIVLNKMQKESESTTVIFGGDTNLRDSEVTKLGNLPNSITDIWEFLGKPQHCRYTWDTHSNTNLDAEYKCKMRFDRIYFRPAADGAQIIPRSMDLIGLEKLDCGRFPSDHWGLLCNFDVIL; from the exons atggaggcggcggaggggcggcggcgggaagagAAGGACGAGGCGGCCCGGGGCCCGCAGGCGGGTGAGCCGCTGCcggcggaggaggaggatgaggaggcgTTGCACCTCGCCAAGCGGAGGAAGGTGCTGTGCTCCGAGTTCGCTGCCATCACCAGCAGCGATGCGGCGGTGGCGCGGAGCTTCCTGGCCGGCAACGACTGGCACATGCAG AGGGCGCTGAACGCTTATTTCGAGTCACcgctggagaaggagaaggaggaggagaaggcggcgGGCGGGGTGCCGGCGGCCTGCGCGGGACCCGGGAGCTG TATTGACCTCACAGCAGATGCAACTACTAGCAACGCTGGTGTCAATAGTGCAGACTCGAGGCAACAAGAAGATGACAGCAGCTTCTCACTGATAACCTGGAACGTTGATGGGCTGGATCTAGGAAATCTAAAAGAACGAGCTAGAGGAATCTGTTCTTACCTGGCATT ATACAGTCCAGATGTTGTGTTTTTACAAGAGGTcgtcccaccacatctctgtctTCTACAGATGAGAGCAGGCAGTTACACTATTATTCCAG GTAACATAGATGGCTATTTCACTGTCATAATGTTGAAAAAATCAAGAGTGAAGCTACTGAAACATGAGATAATACCTTTTCCAACAACCTCCATGATGAGGAACCTTTTGGTTGTGCAT GTGTGCATATCTGGTAATGAACTTTGCCTTATGACCTCTCATCTGGAGAGCACTAAAAATCACTCTAAGGAACGTATAAAGCAACTGCAAATAGTGTTAAACAAAATGCAGAAGGAATCCGAGTCCACCACCGTTATATTTGGAGGGGATACAAACCTCAGAGACAGTGAG GTTACTAAACTGGGTAACTTACCGAACAGCATTACAGATATCTGGGAGTTTTTAGGTAAACCTCAACACTGCCGCTATACTTGGGACACCCACTCCAATACCAACCTGGATGCAGAGTACAAGTGCAAGATGAGGTTTGACCGCATTTACTTTCGGCCTGCAGCAGACGGGGCACAGATTATTCCACGAAGTATGGACTTAATCGGATTGGAAAAACTAGACTGTGGCAGATTCCCTAGCGATCACTGGGGTCTTCTGTGTAATTTTGATGTGatattataa